In one window of Lepidochelys kempii isolate rLepKem1 chromosome 27, rLepKem1.hap2, whole genome shotgun sequence DNA:
- the FZD2 gene encoding frizzled-2 codes for MRPSSVLHRLASLLLWLNVLGRGRGQFHGEKGISIPDHGFCQPISIPLCTDIAYNQTIMPNLLGHTNQEDAGLEVHQFYPLVKVQCSPELKFFLCSMYAPVCTVLEQAIPPCRSICERARQGCEALMNKFGFQWPERLRCENFPRHGAEQICVGQNHSEDGGSPALLTSPAPPPGQGTPGAPRYATPEHPFHCPRALQVPGYLNYKFLGEKDCAAPCEPARGDGHMFFSPEEVRFARLWILVWSVLCCASTFFTVTTYLVDMQRFRYPERPIIFLSGCYTMVSVAYIAGFVLQERAVCNERFQEDGYRTVVQGTKKEGCTILFMMLYFFGMASSIWWVILSLTWFLAAGMKWGHEAIEANSQYFHLAAWAVPAVKTIAILALGQVDGDLLSGVCFVGLHGLDPLRGFVLAPLFVYLFIGTSFLLAGFVSLFRIRTIMKHGGTKTEKLERLMVRIGVFSVLYTVPATIVIACYFYEQAFRERWERSWVSQRCKSLAIPCPLRHAPRVGPDFTVYMIKYLMTLIVGITSGFWIWSGKTLHSWRKFYTRLAHSRHGETTV; via the coding sequence ATGCGCCCGTCCAGCGTCCTGCACCGCCTGGCCTCGCTGCTGCTGTGGCTGAACGTgctgggccggggccggggccagttCCACGGCGAGAAGGGCATCTCCATCCCGGACCACGGCTTCTGCCAGCCCATCTCCATCCCGCTCTGCACCGACATCGCCTACAACCAGACCATCATGCCCAACCTGCTGGGCCACACCAACCAGGAGGACGCGGGGCTGGAGGTGCACCAGTTCTACCCGCTGGTCAAGGTGCAGTGCTCGCCCGAGCTCAAGTTCTTCCTGTGCTCCATGTACGCGCCGGTGTGCACGGTGCTGGAGCAGGCCATCCCGCCCTGCCGCTCCATCTGCGAGCGGGCGCGCCAGGGCTGCGAGGCGCTCATGAACAAGTTCGGCTTCCAGTGGCCCGAGCGCCTGCGCTGCGAGAACTTCCCCCGCCACGGGGCCGAGCAGATCTGCGTGGGGCAGAACCACTCGGAGGACGGCGGCTCCCCGGCGCTGCTCACCAGCCCGGCGCCGCCGCCCGGCCAGGGCACCCCGGGCGCGCCGCGCTACGCCACGCCGGAGCACCCCTTCCACTGCCCGCGGGCGCTGCAGGTGCCCGGCTACCTCAACTACAAGTTCCTGGGCGAGAAGGACTGCGCGGCGCCCTGCGAGCCGGCCCGCGGCGACGGCCACATGTTCTTCAGCCCGGAGGAGGTGCGCTTCGCCCGGCTCTGGATCCTGGTCTGGTCCGTGCTCTGCTGCGCCTCCACCTTCTTCACCGTCACCACCTACCTGGTGGACATGCAGCGGTTCCGCTACCCGGAGCGGCCCATCATCTTCCTCTCGGGCTGCTACACCATGGTGTCGGTGGCCTACATCGCCGGCTTCGTGCTGCAGGAGCGCGCGGTGTGCAACGAGCGGTTCCAGGAGGACGGGTACCGCACGGTGGTGCAGGGCACCAAGAAGGAGGGCTGCACCATCCTCTTCATGATGCTCTACTTCTTCGGCATGGCCAGCTCCATCTGGTGGGTCATCCTGTCCCTCACCTGGTTCCTGGCCGCCGGCATGAAGTGGGGCCACGAGGCCATCGAGGCCAACTCGCAGTACTTCCACCTGGCCGCCTGGGCCGTGCCGGCCGTCAAGACCATCGCCATCCTGGCGCTGGGGCAGGTGGACGGCGACCTGCTGAGCGGCGTCTGCTTCGTGGGGCTGCACGGCCTGGACCCGCTGCGCGGCTTCGTGCTGGCCCCGCTCTTCGTCTACCTCTTCATCGGCACCTCCTTCCTGCTGGCCGGCTTCGTCTCGCTCTTCCGCATCCGCACCATCATGAAGCACGGCGGCACCAAGACCGAGAAGCTGGAGCGGCTCATGGTGCGGATCGGGGTCTTCAGCGTCCTCTACACGGTGCCCGCCACCATCGTCATCGCCTGCTACTTCTACGAGCAGGCTTTCCGCGAGCGCTGGGAGCGCAGCTGGGTCAGCCAGCGCTGCAAGAGCCTGGCCATCCCCTGCCCGCTGCGCCACGCGCCGCGCGTGGGCCCCGACTTCACCGTCTACATGATCAAGTACCTCATGACCCTCATCGTGGGCATCACCTCGGGCTTCTGGATCTGGTCCGGCAAGACGCTGCACTCCTGGCGCAAGTTCTACACCCGCCTGGCGCACAGCCGGCACGGCGAGACCACGGTGTga